A genomic segment from Salmo trutta chromosome 38, fSalTru1.1, whole genome shotgun sequence encodes:
- the LOC115178036 gene encoding NACHT, LRR and PYD domains-containing protein 12 isoform X4: protein MLTFLPSPRSMVGSGIFLSSSHEGRGSLPYCPLHRYLPPPWRETNLGHRKSASPDLRKMFRPGRENHQTEPREVSASNAVKLSNKLKATLKKKYQSPPGGETEHPFYIHCDLQYPPGESGEVNQHEYIQIKPTFRKTHQWRCSPLSLYFDSELDDERVRIALTKGVSGIGKTSQVRMIILNWAEGKVNQECPLIFPLPFRELNLLKERLSLIELLYKFFPELKEPGISNLENFRVGFILDGLDEFRRPLDFKNSPIVTDLTEPSSVPALLTNLINGNLLPFAAHIWITSRPEAVHHIPLQYINEVTEIEGFTDSQKEEFFRRAIIHTDQANAIIHHLKYSKSFYVLCQIPIICSISASVLVRQTWLSGKEYDPGALTPMYTDLLALLQTRDQNTQKMAIKLGELAFKQLVKGNTVFYEEDLRECNINCDEGSEFAKVSIPIFREDIGLQQKKIYYFGHTTIQDFFAAMWFNRSCNSLDENLRNAVDMALQSKNGKLDLFLRFLLSISQSFIQSIAEAGYNSSETLTETVEYIKKKVMENPASPRTLNLLNCLTELGDSSLEIDGVSFLKTGIPPDAKYPRAHWSDLAAVLVASESGPIAMLGLEVKKRGDKELLRMLPVIKASQTATLSYHKLTEKSCECLASALTSKVSNLKTLDLSFNTLMDSGVQLLVAGLAKPHCQLEGLKLSGCRVKQDGFAALAKALKSNPSHLLELDLSGNEPGESGVFYLVDGLKVVNCKLQILKLSNCKLGLELSRALAVLLIDNPRHLRELDVSMNDLGDRGVELLMDILKSTQIYKLELYCCQLTEKCCENMFRCLVNIPSLRELNLSNNNLKDEGVKMLCNAFGLPACQLEKLNVASCGITLVRGLHFNSILKELDISRNHLGDSDDWADVLFCLSSLETLRVSDCKLTEKCCGELVKALSSNLTNLKELDLSGNDLGDRGVKTLYVGLTFSLRCCGITAEGCSSLALALKSSCSKITELGLMGNDTGEEGLRILSGIRDDPHYKLQTLELVWIRWPDSSR, encoded by the exons GTCTATGGTTGGTAGTGGGATCTTCCTTTCTTCATCACATGAGGGACGGGGTAGCCTGCCTTACTGCCCTCTTCACAGATACCTGCCTCCTCCTTGGAGGGAAACAAATCTTGGTCATAGGAAATCCGCCTCTCCTGATTTGAGGAAAATGTTTCGCCCTGGGAGAGAAAACCATCAGACTGAACCAAG GGAAGTCTCTGCCTCCAATGCGGTAAAACTCAGCAATAAGCTGAAAGCCACCCTGAAGAAAAAGTACCAAAGTCCGCCAGGGGGGGAAACTGAGCATCCATTTTACATACATTGTGATCTCCAGTATCCACCTGGTGAAAGTGGAGAGGTGAACCAACATGAATACATTCAAATTAAGCCAACCTTCAGGAAGACACACCAATGGAGATGCTCACCCTTAAGCTTATACTTTGATTCTGAACTAGACGACGAGCGAGTCAGAATAGCGCTGACAAAGGGCGTCTCTGGTATTGGCAAAACTAGCCAGGTGCGGATGATTATTCTTAACTGGGCAGAGGGAAAAGTAAACCAGGAATGTCCTCTCATATTTCCCCTTcctttccgggagctgaatttgCTGAAGGAGAGACTAAGTCTGATTGAACTTCTTTACAAGTTTTTCCCAGAATTGAAAGAACCTGGAATTTCGAACTTGGAGAACTTCAGAGTTGGGTTCATTCTTGACGGGCTGGATGAATTCCGACGTCCTCTCGACTTCAAGAACAGCCCGATAGTGACCGATCTCACAGAGCCCTCCTCCGTGCCAGCACTGCTGACAAACCTAATTAACGGCAATCTTCTTCCCTTCGCCGCTCACATATGGATTACCTCTAGACCTGAAGCAGTCCATCACATCCCTCTTCAGTACATCAACGAAGTGACAGAAATTGAAGGCTTCACAGACTCTCAGAAAGAGGAGTTCTTCAGAAGAGCAATCATTCACACGGACCAGGCCAATGCAATTATCCACCACTTGAAGTACTCAAAAAGCTTTTATGTCTTGTGCCAGATACCTATTATCTGTTCGATTTCGGCATCAGTCCTCGTTAGACAGACATGGCTATCCGGTAAAGAATATGACCCCGGAGCTCTGACTCCAATGTACACTGACCTACTCGCCCTGTTGCAAACACGGGACCAGAATACACAGAAGATGGCTATTAAATTGGGGGAACTAGCCTTTAAGCAGTTGGTGAAAGGCAACACGGTTTTCTACGAGGAAGACCTACGAGAGTGCAACATTAACTGTGATGAGGGGTCAGAGTTTGCAAAAGTAAGCATACCCATCTTCAGAGAGGATATTGGGCTGCAGCAAAAGAAGATCTACTACTTTGGGCATACCACCATTCAGGATTTCTTTGCTGCGATGTGGTTTAATCGATCCTGCAACAGCCTAGATGAAAACCTGAGGAATGCAGTGGACATGGCCTTGCAGAGCAAAAATGGAAAGCTAGACCTCTTCCTCCGGTTCCTCCTCAGCATCTCGCAGAGCTTCATCCAGTCAATCGCAGAGGCCGGCTACAACTCGTCGGAGACACTGACGGAAACGGTAGAGTATATCAAGAAGAAGGTTATGGAGAATCCCGCTTCACCGAGGACCCTCAACCTGCTGAACTGCCTGACGGAACTGGGTGACAGCTCTTTAGAAATTGATGGTGTGAGCTTTCTCAAGACGGGAATCCCCCCAGATGCCAAATACCCACGTGCACATTGGTCTGACCTGGCCGCTGTGTTAGTGGCATCGGAGTCTGGGCCGATAGCGATGCTTGGGTTGGAAgtaaagaagagaggagacaaggaACTTCTGAGGATGCTGCCAGTGATCAAAGCTTCCCAGACAGCCAC GCTGTCATATCACAAACTAACAGAGAAATCCTGTGAATGTCTGGCCTCGGCGCTCACCTCAAAGGTGTCCAATCTGAAAACTCTGGACTTGAGTTTCAACACGCTGATGGACTCAGGAGTGCAGCTGTTGGTGGCCGGCTTGGCCAAGCCACACTGCCAACTGGAGGGACTGAAACTGTCCGGCTGCAGGGTGAAACAGGATGGCTTTGCCGCTCTGGCCAAAGCTCTCAAATCCAACCCCTCGCACCTGCTGGAGCTGGATCTGAGCGGCAACGAACCGGGAGAATCGGGGGTGTTTTATCTCGTTGACGGACTGAAGGTTGTCAATTGCAAACTGCAGATCCTGAA GCTCTCAAACTGCAAGCTGGGCCTGGAGCTGAGTCGCGCTCTGGCGGTGTTGCTGATAGACAACCCTAGACACCTGCGAGAGCTGGACGTCAGCATGAATGACCTGGGAGACCGGGGGGTGGAGCTGCTCATGGACATACTGAAGTCAACCCAGATATACAAACTGGA GTTGTACTGTTGTCAGCTCACTGAGAAATGCTGTGAGAACATGTTTAGGTGTCTGGTGAACATCCCCAGTCTGAGGGAGCTCAACCTGAGCAACAACAACCTGAAGGACGAGGGAGTCAAGATGCTCTGCAACGCCTTCGGACTGCCCGCCTGTcaactggagaaactcaa TGTGGCGAGCTGTGGCATCACCCTAGTCAGAGGGTTGCATTTCAACTCTATCCTCAAAGAGCTGGACATCAGCAGGAACCATCTGGGTGACTCGGATGACTGGGCCGATGTCTTGTTCTGCTTGTCTTCACTTGAGACCCTCAG GGTGAGTGACTGTAAACTGACAGAGAAATGCTGTGGGGAGCTGGTCAAAGCTCTCAGCTCCAACCTCACCAACCTGAAAGAGCTGGATCTCTCTGGAAACGACCTGGGAGACCGCGGTGTGAAGACTCTCTACGTGGGACTGACGTTCAG tctgagATGCTGTGGGATCACAGCAGAGGGCTGCTCCTCCCTAGCCTTAGCCCTGAAGTCCAGCTGCTCCAAAATCACAGAGCTGGGCCTGATGGGAAACGACACGGGAGAAGAAGGACTGAGAATTCTCTCCGGCATCAGGGATGACCCACACTACAAACTACAGACTCTAGA GTTGGTGTGGATAAGATGGCCAGACAGTTCACGGTGA
- the LOC115178036 gene encoding NACHT, LRR and PYD domains-containing protein 12 isoform X5 produces the protein MVGSGIFLSSSHEGRGSLPYCPLHRYLPPPWRETNLGHRKSASPDLRKMFRPGRENHQTEPREVSASNAVKLSNKLKATLKKKYQSPPGGETEHPFYIHCDLQYPPGESGEVNQHEYIQIKPTFRKTHQWRCSPLSLYFDSELDDERVRIALTKGVSGIGKTSQVRMIILNWAEGKVNQECPLIFPLPFRELNLLKERLSLIELLYKFFPELKEPGISNLENFRVGFILDGLDEFRRPLDFKNSPIVTDLTEPSSVPALLTNLINGNLLPFAAHIWITSRPEAVHHIPLQYINEVTEIEGFTDSQKEEFFRRAIIHTDQANAIIHHLKYSKSFYVLCQIPIICSISASVLVRQTWLSGKEYDPGALTPMYTDLLALLQTRDQNTQKMAIKLGELAFKQLVKGNTVFYEEDLRECNINCDEGSEFAKVSIPIFREDIGLQQKKIYYFGHTTIQDFFAAMWFNRSCNSLDENLRNAVDMALQSKNGKLDLFLRFLLSISQSFIQSIAEAGYNSSETLTETVEYIKKKVMENPASPRTLNLLNCLTELGDSSLEIDGVSFLKTGIPPDAKYPRAHWSDLAAVLVASESGPIAMLGLEVKKRGDKELLRMLPVIKASQTATLSYHKLTEKSCECLASALTSKVSNLKTLDLSFNTLMDSGVQLLVAGLAKPHCQLEGLKLSGCRVKQDGFAALAKALKSNPSHLLELDLSGNEPGESGVFYLVDGLKVVNCKLQILKLSNCKLGLELSRALAVLLIDNPRHLRELDVSMNDLGDRGVELLMDILKSTQIYKLELYCCQLTEKCCENMFRCLVNIPSLRELNLSNNNLKDEGVKMLCNAFGLPACQLEKLNVASCGITLVRGLHFNSILKELDISRNHLGDSDDWADVLFCLSSLETLRVSDCKLTEKCCGELVKALSSNLTNLKELDLSGNDLGDRGVKTLYVGLTFRCCTLERLFLRCCGITAEGCSSLALALKSSCSKITELGLMGNDTGEEGLRILSGIRDDPHYKLQTLELVWIRWPDSSR, from the exons ATGGTTGGTAGTGGGATCTTCCTTTCTTCATCACATGAGGGACGGGGTAGCCTGCCTTACTGCCCTCTTCACAGATACCTGCCTCCTCCTTGGAGGGAAACAAATCTTGGTCATAGGAAATCCGCCTCTCCTGATTTGAGGAAAATGTTTCGCCCTGGGAGAGAAAACCATCAGACTGAACCAAG GGAAGTCTCTGCCTCCAATGCGGTAAAACTCAGCAATAAGCTGAAAGCCACCCTGAAGAAAAAGTACCAAAGTCCGCCAGGGGGGGAAACTGAGCATCCATTTTACATACATTGTGATCTCCAGTATCCACCTGGTGAAAGTGGAGAGGTGAACCAACATGAATACATTCAAATTAAGCCAACCTTCAGGAAGACACACCAATGGAGATGCTCACCCTTAAGCTTATACTTTGATTCTGAACTAGACGACGAGCGAGTCAGAATAGCGCTGACAAAGGGCGTCTCTGGTATTGGCAAAACTAGCCAGGTGCGGATGATTATTCTTAACTGGGCAGAGGGAAAAGTAAACCAGGAATGTCCTCTCATATTTCCCCTTcctttccgggagctgaatttgCTGAAGGAGAGACTAAGTCTGATTGAACTTCTTTACAAGTTTTTCCCAGAATTGAAAGAACCTGGAATTTCGAACTTGGAGAACTTCAGAGTTGGGTTCATTCTTGACGGGCTGGATGAATTCCGACGTCCTCTCGACTTCAAGAACAGCCCGATAGTGACCGATCTCACAGAGCCCTCCTCCGTGCCAGCACTGCTGACAAACCTAATTAACGGCAATCTTCTTCCCTTCGCCGCTCACATATGGATTACCTCTAGACCTGAAGCAGTCCATCACATCCCTCTTCAGTACATCAACGAAGTGACAGAAATTGAAGGCTTCACAGACTCTCAGAAAGAGGAGTTCTTCAGAAGAGCAATCATTCACACGGACCAGGCCAATGCAATTATCCACCACTTGAAGTACTCAAAAAGCTTTTATGTCTTGTGCCAGATACCTATTATCTGTTCGATTTCGGCATCAGTCCTCGTTAGACAGACATGGCTATCCGGTAAAGAATATGACCCCGGAGCTCTGACTCCAATGTACACTGACCTACTCGCCCTGTTGCAAACACGGGACCAGAATACACAGAAGATGGCTATTAAATTGGGGGAACTAGCCTTTAAGCAGTTGGTGAAAGGCAACACGGTTTTCTACGAGGAAGACCTACGAGAGTGCAACATTAACTGTGATGAGGGGTCAGAGTTTGCAAAAGTAAGCATACCCATCTTCAGAGAGGATATTGGGCTGCAGCAAAAGAAGATCTACTACTTTGGGCATACCACCATTCAGGATTTCTTTGCTGCGATGTGGTTTAATCGATCCTGCAACAGCCTAGATGAAAACCTGAGGAATGCAGTGGACATGGCCTTGCAGAGCAAAAATGGAAAGCTAGACCTCTTCCTCCGGTTCCTCCTCAGCATCTCGCAGAGCTTCATCCAGTCAATCGCAGAGGCCGGCTACAACTCGTCGGAGACACTGACGGAAACGGTAGAGTATATCAAGAAGAAGGTTATGGAGAATCCCGCTTCACCGAGGACCCTCAACCTGCTGAACTGCCTGACGGAACTGGGTGACAGCTCTTTAGAAATTGATGGTGTGAGCTTTCTCAAGACGGGAATCCCCCCAGATGCCAAATACCCACGTGCACATTGGTCTGACCTGGCCGCTGTGTTAGTGGCATCGGAGTCTGGGCCGATAGCGATGCTTGGGTTGGAAgtaaagaagagaggagacaaggaACTTCTGAGGATGCTGCCAGTGATCAAAGCTTCCCAGACAGCCAC GCTGTCATATCACAAACTAACAGAGAAATCCTGTGAATGTCTGGCCTCGGCGCTCACCTCAAAGGTGTCCAATCTGAAAACTCTGGACTTGAGTTTCAACACGCTGATGGACTCAGGAGTGCAGCTGTTGGTGGCCGGCTTGGCCAAGCCACACTGCCAACTGGAGGGACTGAAACTGTCCGGCTGCAGGGTGAAACAGGATGGCTTTGCCGCTCTGGCCAAAGCTCTCAAATCCAACCCCTCGCACCTGCTGGAGCTGGATCTGAGCGGCAACGAACCGGGAGAATCGGGGGTGTTTTATCTCGTTGACGGACTGAAGGTTGTCAATTGCAAACTGCAGATCCTGAA GCTCTCAAACTGCAAGCTGGGCCTGGAGCTGAGTCGCGCTCTGGCGGTGTTGCTGATAGACAACCCTAGACACCTGCGAGAGCTGGACGTCAGCATGAATGACCTGGGAGACCGGGGGGTGGAGCTGCTCATGGACATACTGAAGTCAACCCAGATATACAAACTGGA GTTGTACTGTTGTCAGCTCACTGAGAAATGCTGTGAGAACATGTTTAGGTGTCTGGTGAACATCCCCAGTCTGAGGGAGCTCAACCTGAGCAACAACAACCTGAAGGACGAGGGAGTCAAGATGCTCTGCAACGCCTTCGGACTGCCCGCCTGTcaactggagaaactcaa TGTGGCGAGCTGTGGCATCACCCTAGTCAGAGGGTTGCATTTCAACTCTATCCTCAAAGAGCTGGACATCAGCAGGAACCATCTGGGTGACTCGGATGACTGGGCCGATGTCTTGTTCTGCTTGTCTTCACTTGAGACCCTCAG GGTGAGTGACTGTAAACTGACAGAGAAATGCTGTGGGGAGCTGGTCAAAGCTCTCAGCTCCAACCTCACCAACCTGAAAGAGCTGGATCTCTCTGGAAACGACCTGGGAGACCGCGGTGTGAAGACTCTCTACGTGGGACTGACGTTCAGGTGTTGTACACTAGAGAGACTCTT tctgagATGCTGTGGGATCACAGCAGAGGGCTGCTCCTCCCTAGCCTTAGCCCTGAAGTCCAGCTGCTCCAAAATCACAGAGCTGGGCCTGATGGGAAACGACACGGGAGAAGAAGGACTGAGAATTCTCTCCGGCATCAGGGATGACCCACACTACAAACTACAGACTCTAGA GTTGGTGTGGATAAGATGGCCAGACAGTTCACGGTGA